The Styela clava chromosome 13, kaStyClav1.hap1.2, whole genome shotgun sequence genome has a window encoding:
- the LOC120333260 gene encoding glutathione hydrolase 7-like isoform X1 codes for MDLGGRNNAAPFEVVFRGPDDTAPETVQMNEFVVANSSTDTSDLDNGTSTSDRLYTMQQGGSSGNNYLEEDSPLRETRSDPFNKPRWWREASSLSIIIASMIIFCVGITIAMIIQILVGAPQVIPHAGVLSDDDQCSKIGIRVLSESADSTYPTASSIDAAILTSLCLIVKNIHKGGLGGGGFMLIEKQHDAKHDIVQIDFREISPMKTETPNITRDEVKAEQSVAVPGYIRGMKAAHEKFGKAPWENIFQQASKLAAGGVLISEEVSEAISKLDITSIPGDLKNLVTNGTGSKLLKTNDTLKQPELAKTLQIIGENPDSFYAGKIADSLVATLNKGGSKMQKQDLKNYKAITNTDVLRVKYGDMSVSASSPPSSGPVILSALNYLSHYPINKNFSSDYLLYHRMLEAVKYSFGYQSSWETTEQVNESFSNPAVVEQIVDNKTFPIVNYLNDTQPLSLNKGGEQHVTVVGYDGYIVTIVMGIGTPFGSKIMSEGFILNNAMLDFCWPGKGEELVGLRNSEANMIAGSKRPMSSMSAVLGLPAETKCGLYLGFDAHEADSAISALLQTVIRKQSGMDLSNSITSGRLDQESYPFNVMAEESVSSGLVGYLKSLGHNVTQLSSGQSLGVCHSLTYFEGLVKFYEDPRDADDGAYVF; via the exons ATGGATCTTGGTGGAAGAAATAATGCAGCTCCATTTGAAGTTGTCTTCAGGGGACCAGATGACACTGCTCCCGAGACTGTACAGATGAATGAGTTTGTTGTAGCAAATTCCTCTACAGATACATCAG ATTTAGACAACGGAACATCGACGAGCGATAGATTGTACACAATGCAGCAAGGTGGATCATCTGGTAATAATTATCTCGAAGAAGACTCGCCATTACGAGAAACACGATCAGATCCCTTTAACAAACCAAG ATGGTGGAGAGAAGCATCAAGTTTATCCATAATTATTGCCAGCATGATTATTTTTTGCGTTGGAATTACTATTGCaatgataattcaaatattagtAGGAGCTCCACAG GTTATTCCACACGCTGGAGTTTTGTCCGATGATGATCAATGTTCAAAAATTGGAATCAGAGTTTTATCTGAATCTGCAGATTCTACTTATCCAACAGCATCGTCAATTGACGCCGCTATTTTAACCTCACTTtgtcttatcgttaaaaatattcacaaaggTGGATTAGGAGG GGGTGGTTTCATGTTGATCGAAAAACAGCATGATGCAAAACATGATATTGTTCAAATAGATTTTCGTGAGATAAGTCCGATGAAGACAGAAACACCAAACATAACAAGAGATGAAGTGAAAGCTGAACAATCCGTTGCTGTACCAGGATATATACGTGGGATGAAGGCGGCTCATGAAAAATTTGGAAA agCACCttgggaaaatatttttcaacaagcaTCAAAACTAGCTGCCGGTGGTGTTTTAATATCTGAAGAAGTTTCAGAAGCTATTTCTAAATTGGATATCACTTCTATTCCTGGAGACTTGAAAAATCTGGTGACTAACGGAACTGGTTCAAAGTTACTAAAAACTAACGACACTTTGAAACAACCAGAGCTTGCTAAGACATTACAG ATTATCGGAGAAAATCCAGACTCATTTTATGCTGGAAAAATAGCTGATTCTCTTGTTGCAACATTAAATAAGGGAGGATCTAAGATGCAGAAACAggatttgaaaaattacaaagCTATCACAAATACAGATGTTCTTCGAGTTAAATATGGAG ATATGTCGGTTTCAGCAAGCAGTCCTCCATCATCCGGTCCTGTTATTCTTTCTGCATTAAATTATCTATCTCATTATCCTATTAATAAAAACTTTTCCAGTGACTATTTATTG taTCATCGTATGCTGGAAGCGGTAAAATATTCGTTTGGTTATCAATCATCCTGGGAGACAACCGAACAAGTAAATGAAAG CTTCAGTAACCCTGCAGTAGTTGAACAAATCGTAGACAATAAAACTTTTCCGATTGTCAATTATTTAAATGACACACAACCTTTATCGTTAAATAAAGGTGGAGAACAACATGTCACTGTCGTGGGTTATGATGGCTACATTGTCACCATTGTAAT GGGTATTGGAACTCCATTTGGTTCCAAGATTATGTCTGAAGGATTTATTCTTAATAATGCAATGTTAGACTTCTGTTGGCCAGGGAAAGGGGAAGAATTGGTTGGTCTGCGGAACTCTGAG GCAAACATGATTGCGGGTAGTAAGAGACCGATGTCATCAATGTCTGCTGTTCTAGGCTTACCAGCTGAAACAAAATGTGGTCTTTATCTTGGTTTTGATGCACATGAAGCAGATTCGGCAATTTCAG CATTGCTACAAACAGTTATACGTAAACAATCTGGAATGGATCTTTCTAACAGTATAACCAGCGGACGTCTCGATCAAGAATCATATCCTTTCAATGTGATGGCTGAAG aaTCTGTCTCATCAGGGCTCGTTGGATATTTGAAGTCACTCGGACACAATGTTACACAATTATCATCAGGACAATCATTAGGAGTTTGTCATAGTCTTACTTATTTTGAGGGATTAGTAAAATTTTATGAAGATCCACGAGATGCTGATGATGGCGCATACGTTTTCTAA
- the LOC120333270 gene encoding CMP-N-acetylneuraminate-beta-galactosamide-alpha-2,3-sialyltransferase 1-like, which translates to MLKIRPAGLVLYSAIIVIVCMFIIYLNMYRSTVHVFPNIDPTINNKIKSGGVTERDQRCPNTIKNSKSDWFKESYDEKIMPFWGVDNLGINQDVFQWWLSIQGSTRTNLEPVLKGLFKEGIEKHRKRNGTRNNECVSCAVVGNSGNLKNSGYGEAIDKHDIVIRFNQGPTTSFEKDVGSKTTHRLMYPESMKAIKKDTSFTLIPFKPLDVEWLLSAITNGTIKKTYRPVTPRIYVNVPKINIIHPEFIRYVHVNWINRQGRYPSTGAIGVALSLQICDSVDVYGFGMDDNRGWHHYWENLPPGSAQAFRKTGVHDADVERAWLERLKTEGVISINIGK; encoded by the exons ATGCTCAAAATAAGACCAGCTGGCTTAGTCTTATACTCTGCAATTATTGTAATAGTTTGCATGTTCATCATATACCTGAACATGTATCGTTCGACTGTTCATGTTTTTCCAAATATCGATCCAactatcaataataaaataaaaagtggaGGAGTCACAGAAAGAG ATCAAAGGTGTCCCAACactataaaaaattcaaaatcagaTTGGTTTAAAGAGAGTTACGATGAAAAAATAATGCCTTTTTGGGGAGTTGACAACTTGGGTATAAACCAAG ATGTGTTTCAATGGTGGCTCTCCATACAAGGATCAACTCGAACTAATTTGGAGCCAGTTTTAAAAGGTTTATTCAAAGAAGGAATTGAAAAACATCGGAAACGAAACGGAACTCGGAATAATGAATGTGTTAGTTGTGCAGTTGTCGGAAACTCTGGAAATCTTAAAAATTCTGGATATGGAGAG GCCATAGATAAACATGACATAGTGATTCGATTCAACCAAGGACCTACTACCAGTTTTGAAAAAGATGTTGGATCAAAAACAACACATCGACTTATGTATCCAGAAAGTATGAAGGCAATCAAAAAAG ATACCAGTTTTACTTTAATCCCCTTCAAACCTCTCGACGTCGAATGGCTCCTCAGTGCAATAACAAATGGAACTATCAAAAAGACATATAGGCCCGTAACACCGCGTATTTATGTGAATGttccaaaaataaatattattcatccaGAATTCATAAG ATACGTGCATGTTAATTGGATAAATCGTCAAGGGAGATATCCATCAACAGGAGCGATAGGAGTAGCACTCTCATTACAAATATGTGATTCTGTCGATGTATATGGATTTGGTATGGATGATAATAGAGGTTGGCATCATTACTGGGAAAACTTGCCACCTGGTAGCGCACAAGCTTTCAG AAAAACTGGAGTTCATGATGCAGATGTAGAAAGAGCATGGCTTGAAAGATTAAAAACAGAAGGtgttatttcaataaatattggGAAATAA
- the LOC120333260 gene encoding glutathione hydrolase 7-like isoform X2, with translation MQQGGSSGNNYLEEDSPLRETRSDPFNKPRWWREASSLSIIIASMIIFCVGITIAMIIQILVGAPQVIPHAGVLSDDDQCSKIGIRVLSESADSTYPTASSIDAAILTSLCLIVKNIHKGGLGGGGFMLIEKQHDAKHDIVQIDFREISPMKTETPNITRDEVKAEQSVAVPGYIRGMKAAHEKFGKAPWENIFQQASKLAAGGVLISEEVSEAISKLDITSIPGDLKNLVTNGTGSKLLKTNDTLKQPELAKTLQIIGENPDSFYAGKIADSLVATLNKGGSKMQKQDLKNYKAITNTDVLRVKYGDMSVSASSPPSSGPVILSALNYLSHYPINKNFSSDYLLYHRMLEAVKYSFGYQSSWETTEQVNESFSNPAVVEQIVDNKTFPIVNYLNDTQPLSLNKGGEQHVTVVGYDGYIVTIVMGIGTPFGSKIMSEGFILNNAMLDFCWPGKGEELVGLRNSEANMIAGSKRPMSSMSAVLGLPAETKCGLYLGFDAHEADSAISALLQTVIRKQSGMDLSNSITSGRLDQESYPFNVMAEESVSSGLVGYLKSLGHNVTQLSSGQSLGVCHSLTYFEGLVKFYEDPRDADDGAYVF, from the exons ATGCAGCAAGGTGGATCATCTGGTAATAATTATCTCGAAGAAGACTCGCCATTACGAGAAACACGATCAGATCCCTTTAACAAACCAAG ATGGTGGAGAGAAGCATCAAGTTTATCCATAATTATTGCCAGCATGATTATTTTTTGCGTTGGAATTACTATTGCaatgataattcaaatattagtAGGAGCTCCACAG GTTATTCCACACGCTGGAGTTTTGTCCGATGATGATCAATGTTCAAAAATTGGAATCAGAGTTTTATCTGAATCTGCAGATTCTACTTATCCAACAGCATCGTCAATTGACGCCGCTATTTTAACCTCACTTtgtcttatcgttaaaaatattcacaaaggTGGATTAGGAGG GGGTGGTTTCATGTTGATCGAAAAACAGCATGATGCAAAACATGATATTGTTCAAATAGATTTTCGTGAGATAAGTCCGATGAAGACAGAAACACCAAACATAACAAGAGATGAAGTGAAAGCTGAACAATCCGTTGCTGTACCAGGATATATACGTGGGATGAAGGCGGCTCATGAAAAATTTGGAAA agCACCttgggaaaatatttttcaacaagcaTCAAAACTAGCTGCCGGTGGTGTTTTAATATCTGAAGAAGTTTCAGAAGCTATTTCTAAATTGGATATCACTTCTATTCCTGGAGACTTGAAAAATCTGGTGACTAACGGAACTGGTTCAAAGTTACTAAAAACTAACGACACTTTGAAACAACCAGAGCTTGCTAAGACATTACAG ATTATCGGAGAAAATCCAGACTCATTTTATGCTGGAAAAATAGCTGATTCTCTTGTTGCAACATTAAATAAGGGAGGATCTAAGATGCAGAAACAggatttgaaaaattacaaagCTATCACAAATACAGATGTTCTTCGAGTTAAATATGGAG ATATGTCGGTTTCAGCAAGCAGTCCTCCATCATCCGGTCCTGTTATTCTTTCTGCATTAAATTATCTATCTCATTATCCTATTAATAAAAACTTTTCCAGTGACTATTTATTG taTCATCGTATGCTGGAAGCGGTAAAATATTCGTTTGGTTATCAATCATCCTGGGAGACAACCGAACAAGTAAATGAAAG CTTCAGTAACCCTGCAGTAGTTGAACAAATCGTAGACAATAAAACTTTTCCGATTGTCAATTATTTAAATGACACACAACCTTTATCGTTAAATAAAGGTGGAGAACAACATGTCACTGTCGTGGGTTATGATGGCTACATTGTCACCATTGTAAT GGGTATTGGAACTCCATTTGGTTCCAAGATTATGTCTGAAGGATTTATTCTTAATAATGCAATGTTAGACTTCTGTTGGCCAGGGAAAGGGGAAGAATTGGTTGGTCTGCGGAACTCTGAG GCAAACATGATTGCGGGTAGTAAGAGACCGATGTCATCAATGTCTGCTGTTCTAGGCTTACCAGCTGAAACAAAATGTGGTCTTTATCTTGGTTTTGATGCACATGAAGCAGATTCGGCAATTTCAG CATTGCTACAAACAGTTATACGTAAACAATCTGGAATGGATCTTTCTAACAGTATAACCAGCGGACGTCTCGATCAAGAATCATATCCTTTCAATGTGATGGCTGAAG aaTCTGTCTCATCAGGGCTCGTTGGATATTTGAAGTCACTCGGACACAATGTTACACAATTATCATCAGGACAATCATTAGGAGTTTGTCATAGTCTTACTTATTTTGAGGGATTAGTAAAATTTTATGAAGATCCACGAGATGCTGATGATGGCGCATACGTTTTCTAA
- the LOC120333269 gene encoding uncharacterized protein LOC120333269 isoform X2, translated as MNKTNDSIVHELQLPNLIVNSVLTVVSLYLLVAFSFFEYTTRYWNGVGTDERHNKIARILRILCIVGISFAFMHYVCELIAPFMVDASACQSMNIMWLLTYALGILTAYVFLWQRQHCLYEGPALKHLLNGYIKALSWIVLGFLILSAVMVFLAGSRMIAFSGCNHSTDSQKLKLYETILAITLLTLTILGQAQLLVLFIIPLRSHTSKIKKSVNSAQRETSESTTTAPEPDNRRRANTNSSPTTRKSIRRKESSNASIISLVKRCLILSSICMVGDVIAAAVTILEENAAGKLAYDINLIVNILCCLGSFKTWTSMVFPWKRTRRAQKTRERINTIPNYSSYQA; from the exons ATGAATAAAACTAATGATTCTATTGTGCACGAATTACAACTTCCTAACCTTATAGTGAATTCTGTTTTGACCGTTGTTTCGTTATACCTACTCGTTGCGTTTTCTTTCTTTGAATACACAACACGGTACTGGAATGGGGTTGGGACCGATGAGCGACATAACAAAATCGCGAG GATTTTGCGTATACTCTGCATCGTCGGCATATCTTTTGCATTTATGCATTATGTATGTGAATTGATAGCACCATTCATGGTGGATGCTTCCGCCTGTCAAAGCATGAACATCATGTGGCTCCTAACGTACGCATTGGGAATTTTAACAGCCTATGTATTTTTGTGGCAACGACAGCACTGCTTATATGAAGGGCCTGCACTGAAGCATCTATTAAATGG atacatCAAAGCCCTCAGCTGGATTGTCCTAGGATTTCTGATTTTGAGCGCGGTCATGGTGTTTCTCGCTGGATCGAGAATGATTGCCTTTTCTGGTTGTAACCACAGTACCGATTCTCAAAAACTGAAACTGTATGAAACAATCCTTGCTATAACCCTCCTGACATTAACTATCTTGGGACAAGCTCAACTTCTCGTGTTGTTCATAATACCGCTTCGTAGTCACACTTCCAAGATTAAAAAATCCGTTAACAGTGCTCAAAGAGAAACTTCAGAGTCTACCACGACTGCACCAGAACCAGATAACCGTCGGAGAGCAAATACCAACTCGTCTCCGACTACAAGAAAAAGTATACGAAGAAAAGAGAGTTCAAATGCCAGCATAATATCTCTGGTAAAACGGTGTTTAATTCTGTCATCTATCTGTATGGTTGGTGACGTAATTGCCGCAGCGGTTACCATTTTAGAAGAAAATGCAGCCGGTAAGTTGGCTTATGATATCAATCTTATCGTCAACATTTTGTGCTGCCTTGGAAGTTTTAAGACTTGGACTAGTATGGTGTTTCCATGGAAAAGAACGAGAAGAGCCCAAAAGACGAGGGAAAGAATT AATACTATACCTAACTACTCAAGCTACCAAGCGTAA
- the LOC120333269 gene encoding uncharacterized protein LOC120333269 isoform X1: protein MNKTNDSIVHELQLPNLIVNSVLTVVSLYLLVAFSFFEYTTRYWNGVGTDERHNKIARILRILCIVGISFAFMHYVCELIAPFMVDASACQSMNIMWLLTYALGILTAYVFLWQRQHCLYEGPALKHLLNGYIKALSWIVLGFLILSAVMVFLAGSRMIAFSGCNHSTDSQKLKLYETILAITLLTLTILGQAQLLVLFIIPLRSHTSKIKKSVNSAQRETSESTTTAPEPDNRRRANTNSSPTTRKSIRRKESSNASIISLVKRCLILSSICMVGDVIAAAVTILEENAAGKLAYDINLIVNILCCLGSFKTWTSMVFPWKRTRRAQKTRERIVSVRYLHADTETFSI from the exons ATGAATAAAACTAATGATTCTATTGTGCACGAATTACAACTTCCTAACCTTATAGTGAATTCTGTTTTGACCGTTGTTTCGTTATACCTACTCGTTGCGTTTTCTTTCTTTGAATACACAACACGGTACTGGAATGGGGTTGGGACCGATGAGCGACATAACAAAATCGCGAG GATTTTGCGTATACTCTGCATCGTCGGCATATCTTTTGCATTTATGCATTATGTATGTGAATTGATAGCACCATTCATGGTGGATGCTTCCGCCTGTCAAAGCATGAACATCATGTGGCTCCTAACGTACGCATTGGGAATTTTAACAGCCTATGTATTTTTGTGGCAACGACAGCACTGCTTATATGAAGGGCCTGCACTGAAGCATCTATTAAATGG atacatCAAAGCCCTCAGCTGGATTGTCCTAGGATTTCTGATTTTGAGCGCGGTCATGGTGTTTCTCGCTGGATCGAGAATGATTGCCTTTTCTGGTTGTAACCACAGTACCGATTCTCAAAAACTGAAACTGTATGAAACAATCCTTGCTATAACCCTCCTGACATTAACTATCTTGGGACAAGCTCAACTTCTCGTGTTGTTCATAATACCGCTTCGTAGTCACACTTCCAAGATTAAAAAATCCGTTAACAGTGCTCAAAGAGAAACTTCAGAGTCTACCACGACTGCACCAGAACCAGATAACCGTCGGAGAGCAAATACCAACTCGTCTCCGACTACAAGAAAAAGTATACGAAGAAAAGAGAGTTCAAATGCCAGCATAATATCTCTGGTAAAACGGTGTTTAATTCTGTCATCTATCTGTATGGTTGGTGACGTAATTGCCGCAGCGGTTACCATTTTAGAAGAAAATGCAGCCGGTAAGTTGGCTTATGATATCAATCTTATCGTCAACATTTTGTGCTGCCTTGGAAGTTTTAAGACTTGGACTAGTATGGTGTTTCCATGGAAAAGAACGAGAAGAGCCCAAAAGACGAGGGAAAGAATTGTGAGTGTGCGATATCTTCATGCAGATACTGAAACATTTTCTATTTAA